In the Ricinus communis isolate WT05 ecotype wild-type chromosome 3, ASM1957865v1, whole genome shotgun sequence genome, ttaataagttacattcttagttaaatatttttttaaccatacgaaataacatattaataataaattagctcctaattaaacactaattattttacaaaatagcatattaactatattttaataccatattaactaataaattactttttcgaattataaaaaaataatatttttaaatatattcactaataaattaattttttaattgtacaactcagatattaattttaaaaaatagtaatattagctatattaatagtattaatttatataatattatagttaataatatatatttttaaaataatttttatattattatattaataaaaatttaaaaatattagaaatattcaaaaatagttaattttttagtttttgtaaatattataaatatattaaatatatatattttttaaattgtatcaatgaatttaatttttataataaaaataataatagcaaaATAACAATACAAACGACTTTACAATTATAtagcaaataaaatttacagcAAATAGAATTATGATAATCTTCTAACTATTATAATAAGTAACATAAAttggtttaaaaaaaaatataaataattaaataaactaaaagtccaaaaatatttgttaattaaataaaagatatttgcACCCGATGGCAACAGCCAACAGGTAATACAACCATCCCACGTTGTgtcttttaaaaaagtaaaatctcACCGCCTGGCTGCATCACCGCTACTGGACCGTACCCCGTCACCACCTCTACTGCCTTCATCAAACCCGTCAATAACCCACAGCTCGGCTTTGTCCCTTTAACtgcaccaccaccaccacttTTCGGCTGCAGTGATAGCGTCGTCCCTGTCCGCCGTTTAGAGGGCCCTCTCTCAGTTCGGACTATCTGTCTTGGAACTGTCGTCGTTGGGTCTTCTTCAACTTCTTTAACGCCAGTCATCAATGGTATATGCACTATCTATTATCGCTTCCGTCTCTTTAAAATTGagcttcttctttattttctttcctccttaaaaaattatcaaatatacgGTCGATCATAAAATTATTGCTTTTCGTGAAAAAGGAATTGAATTGTATAAAAATGCCAATGAGTAGTTGCGTTTTAACTGAGACTAAAAATGCCCTTATTATTCAATGCAGATATTGCATTCAAAtgccataataataaattaagggcaagtttaaatttcaatttcaggTGTCGGATTACGAAAAATCAATCTACTAATTAGCAAAAGGAACCAGATTGAGTACGTCTCTAAAGCTACAAACGCTCCAATAacttttttgttcttctttgACGTCTGTTTTCACCCCTCCGCTGTGCTCTCCACTGCCATTCGCTGCCGTACCGAAATCAATTCCGTTCAACGTCTCCGGCCTTTAGTACCTAAATTCCCCTCTGCCGTTGTTGCTCTATCTTCGGAGGTAAGTTCTCCTCTTTGgctttatgtttatttgatATCTGTATAAttgatttctatttatatGTTTACGGTGTCTgtgtgtgttttttttttttcttgaatttaaaCCCTAATGTGATTGCTCATAAGATGCCAATTTGATTACTGAAACCTAAAAGAGACCTTGAgttgggtttttttttaacaGTGAGTTGGACATCTGAATGAAACTGAAATatgttgtaattaaaattggaGGCATAGTTGATTTTCGGAACAATGTTTGGTGTTTAACCTTTACTAACTAAAATACTTGGCAagttaatttctaatttcttattattattattattgagaTGTCATATGTTTGCATTTTCTTTAGCTATGTTCACTGTTGATTGCTGCTTTTGTTTATCCTGTTTGTCTTTTTCTGCTCATGGTCTCTTTCATTTTTGATCCATCTTTACTGATGGTCACTTTTTATTGCAATATTATCTCTTTATAATTACCAATGGTTGTTGCTTATGTTTATGAAATGTGCGgctttttttatctctttctgcaattttcttattttgtggACCTTTCAGAAAGGAGCCTCTAAGCCTGGAACAATTTCCTCCATTTCCCAATTTTGTTCCTGCAGGTCATCAATCTTGTTTGGGTTAAGAAGGTGACTTCAActcctttcttttgttgcCTCTATGCTTCTGTATCATGTATTATTCTAGCTAGTTATCCATACCGCAGATATCATGCATTTATCCaccaaaataataaagtagaCTTCTATCTAtgtactaatttttttttttttaattgaaatttgataAACAAAATCATGGTACTTGTGCTCGAGACATTGGTTTATTACTTCATTACAATTTGAGtgatcaatatttttttttttattatttgtatgtTTATTTCTATTGTCTTCAAGTTAAAACAGTACTAGAATCTGCCATTAGGTTTGATACAGTGGCTAGAGcaagataaattttatttttgtgttgcATGTATTAGTAATGGTTACTAACATATTACATGCAATTTTGTAGAAtggataaaccagaaaaatatttaggaaATAATCGGTTTGAAGACGTGCATTGGCTCTGTTCCTTGACTGAGTCTGAGCTTGTAAGTGAACTCTTTATCTCCTGTACAAGTAAAATACaattatttgttttgattGAATGAATGTTTGAGCTCATGACTTGGAAGTTAATGCATGTCAGGATTTGTTGATTAGCTTGAAAACGCTGGTCATTCAACGAGCAAAAGTAATTGGTCATGAGGAACTAGCTGCGAAATTTGATTTGAAGATGCTTAGAGCTCTTGGTATGTGTTCTCTTACAATAATTCTAAATGCCCCCCGATGTTTTTCCTATTATGCACTTTCATCCTtgctttttcaaaatatattacttttgaTCCCTCTACATTTATATACCATCCTACAAATTAGTCCTTTTGTTAGTCATCTATTACATCAAAGTACAGAGTTAATCAAAGAGTTGATGTGTCATTTCAATAAGAGAATATAGTGTTGTACAATACAAAGATTAAGGAccaatttgataaataaaaaaagaaaatcagggATCAAACTGTAAGATAGTATGTTGATTATTGAGCTAATACTTAAGTtgcctttcttttttggttatttcatACTACTCTAGAAAGTGCATAATAGGTTAGACCCTAGGAGgatatttttaattcctttttttttattctaccTATTATGTATCCATATGGCCAAAAGTGGAACTTAAGGTTTATAACatgaacataaaattaaagaagaatcaGATCTAAGTGTCCTTCGAGTTTTTAGACTGAGCATGGAAGATTTTTTTTGGTGTTTGTTATATCCTTCTTTGGGAATTCAATGGGGTCTAGACATTTAGAAAAGGAGAATTTCCCTTTTTGGAGTTAGGATGGAGGTAATGTGGTGGAGTACCATATTCTTTCCAATTTGTTGGAGATCCATTGATGTATCATTTGAGAGCTTCTGCTACAGAGCAGTGGATGCAAGCGATTTATCTTTGCTGGTTAATAGGCTTCTACTGTTCATAGTGTGGTTTGTAAATCTTCGGACAGTAATTTTATTGGGATATTGCATCCTTTggatatttttactaataaatactGTCTATTTGTCAGTTTTTGGGAATGCTAGCTATGTTGAAGTTAGTTTCTCTAACTATggaaaacaaatttaaaaattttagatgtGTAAAAGTCATGTATTTTTTTCCCTTGGCTTCTACACTTTAGGATCATTCGCAGCATTTACTCTCTTGCTTAGCTGATTTAATTTGGGGTCCATGGACAATGTTGCATGCAGTTGCTTTAATATGGAGTCCTTGGACAGTGTTTCTTCTCTGATTACTTGACTCATCAGTTACTTGTTTAAGTGAGGTACTGAGTTATTTGATCCCTGAATTCTAGGTTTCAAATCAGTTACCATATATACATGCTAGGTTTGAACATCTGTTATGTCTCTTCTATTTTCTTGAATCAGCTGAATTTTGTGATCCTttgttcaaataaaaaaaaaggaagagaatcTTGTGATTCAccattcaatttattttcaggATCAAGAAGGTACTAGCTAAGTCATGATTTGAATTTCAGTTTACAATCATGACTTTTTAGCCAATAAATTcgttttctttgtttttttttatggtgGTAAAGGTAATTGAAGTGAGAACTTATATTGGGTCTTAAATGGATAATCATCATTTTGTTGCTGCTTCCGCCTTTATTTGCTCACTTTCTCCTAGCTAAAATCAGCTCTTTTGACCTTTTGTAGCCAATTTAATACTGAACTTGCCCTTTTTTATCTCAAATAACCCCCAAAATTCAGATTTGAGAATGCATGACATAAACTCTGTTTTGAGGAATAAAAAACAACttatttgtaataattattaattttcttaattcttttattgaatttatttgttaattttttgttatacATTTAGATCTTTAGTTagttaagaagaagaagagttaATCCCCAAATCGTAAAACCCCGGTTccaaaaattttcaataaaagaTCGTTTCTTCTTCAATTGTGGGTTAGTGTATCTTATACATGAACGGAGGCCATCTATGCTTGATTCAAAGTTTCCATAGATCTAAATCAACGGCACCTTAGTGAAGATTGGCCATTTCTGCTGGCTAAATCAACTGTGAATAGCTCAGTGATTTAAATCAACTGCGGAAGTTCTCCAAGTTCCAGAGAGGTACACATGCTTTTGAAGGTTGAAACATCCTGTGAAAATTTGTTctatcaatttataatttggtGTGACAATCCTGGTTCAAAGGCCTTGATAACTGTTATTGGAAGTGTTGTACCGTGTCTTTACAATATCTCCTAACAAACCTTATTCAAAGCAGCCACAAATGGCAGCACCACCGCCATTAACATTACTCCAGCAGCACCAAATCCACCACTTTCCGCCTCTAATAAATATCATCTCTACAAACATACTGCCCAGCCACCTTGCCATCCTCAACCACACCCCGTTGTGCACATATTGGTAGAAGCacttgctgctgctgcttctGGAGCTTGCTCATTGTCTTTCTACTCATCTTGTGGACTCTGCTCTTTACATCTTGTACTGCACTCACCATTCTGCTTTCATTTTCAAACCTCCATTGCTTATGTCTTATGTCTTGTTGATGATGGAGACCTTAACTGATGCAAACTCAGTGGACACACTTATTTCATTACGGCGAtgtcaatttcttttccacttctctaatttttcctttcaaatACCCTACTTTTTCTTCTcccttttctaatattattagcacctttttctaattaaaatacacgCACTATAGCTTGACAGTGTACCTCAATTATTCGCCTAAGGGGTTATTTGAGTCAAAAGTAAAAAGTTTTATGCTAAATTGGTCTAAAAAGGTCAAAAGGGGTAATTTGGCCTTCAGCAAAAAGTTCAGGGGCCAAATTGGATCTTATTCCTTCTAACTAAAAGCCATAATCTTACAAATATTTGTTGCATTTAAATGTACCCAAAACTGTATGCTTACTTTTTCTGTGCCCAATGCTGCCTTTCAGATAGCTATTCTGGTCTGAAACATGTTTTCTTGAACTGTGGTCTGAAACACCTTGGTAATTTCTTGTAAGTAGTTTGAAGAATAATGTTATTGTGGGTACCTAATAGGTCcaattctttttgcttttttcgGAAGTTTGGATAAGTAGGGAAAGGAAAATTGTTACTTGCGTGGTGCTTTAAAGTAGCCTTTTTGTCTCCATTGGTgtacttttattataaattgcCATATTCTTTCTTTAACTTCTCTACATTTCTTTGAAGCACAAATATGATGTTTTTTCAGATCATGGTGTCAACTTACATGTCGTTTGACTCATTAAACTCTACAAtggattatttttcttttattgtgtttttgtGAATCCATCATAAATTCaattatcaaaaattttatttaaaaggaGAAATAGAAAATGGGTATGGAAGACTTAGTTTTGTCACTTGAACATTCTGCTTCATTTGGGCCCTTGATTTGCTTAAAGCTTAataatatgtttataaatGACCATTTTATGGTGTCACTTATGCCATCTCGTACAAATGTCAAAGGTTTACAACTGTATCTTGATCACATGTTCTGGGATCGTGGTTTTTCTGGTTGTAACTAGTACTAATTGTGATTCTTATAGTAACGGCATGTctacagtttttttttttttttaacaggTGTCTAGGGCATGCTTTAACAAAggattgaattaatttttttaatttttcagttcTACCTGTGGAGTTACCACATAGTCTTGTGTTTGCCAAAATGATTTATCAACTTGATTGATTGTTgaacttgttttcttttttttttttttctcctgaTTATTCTGCAGCACTTGTTTTAATGGAATATACGAAAGGAAACATTAAAAGTTC is a window encoding:
- the LOC107262379 gene encoding uncharacterized protein LOC107262379 isoform X2 — encoded protein: MDKPEKYLGNNRFEDVHWLCSLTESELDLLISLKTLVIQRAKVIGHEELAAKFDLKMLRALALVLMEYTKGNIKSSTHISGLVESTAFMDGCSLIQCKLGDILSIRELKACIGMDEKRKPAAKRMREDGAVEEELDY